The Chryseobacterium geocarposphaerae genome window below encodes:
- the lpdA gene encoding dihydrolipoyl dehydrogenase, with amino-acid sequence MSQFDVTVIGSGPGGYVAAIRAAQLGFTTAIIEKYPTLGGTCLNVGCIPSKALLDSSEHFENAKHNFAGHGIIINEPQADIARMIERKNEVVKQNTDGINYLMNKNKITVFEGVGSFESATQIKVTKNDGSTETIESKYTIIATGSKPSTLPFITLDKERVITSTEALNLKEIPKHLVVIGGGVIGLELGSVYLRLGAQVTVVEFMDKIIPGMDGALSKELTKVLKKQGMKFMLSTAVSAVERNGDTVKITAKDKKGEEVTVEGDYCLVSVGRKPYTEGLGLEKAGVELDERGRVKVNDHLQTNVANIYAIGDVIKGAMLAHKAEEEGVFVAETLAGQKPHINYNLIPGVVYTWPEVAGVGKTEEQLKEEGVAYKVGSFPMRALGRSRASGDVDGLVKIIADEKTDEVLGMHIVGARAADLIAEGVIAMEFRASAEDIARSSHAHPTYAEAIKEAALDATAKRPIHM; translated from the coding sequence ATGAGTCAATTCGATGTTACCGTAATCGGTTCTGGTCCTGGAGGTTATGTTGCTGCAATCCGTGCTGCACAATTAGGTTTCACAACAGCAATTATTGAAAAATATCCTACTTTAGGAGGAACTTGCCTTAATGTTGGGTGTATTCCGTCAAAAGCGCTTTTGGATAGCTCTGAACATTTTGAAAATGCAAAGCACAATTTCGCAGGTCACGGAATCATTATCAATGAGCCTCAGGCAGATATCGCAAGAATGATCGAGCGTAAAAATGAGGTGGTAAAACAAAATACAGACGGAATCAATTACCTGATGAACAAAAACAAAATCACTGTTTTTGAAGGAGTTGGAAGCTTCGAATCTGCAACTCAGATCAAAGTAACGAAAAACGACGGTTCTACTGAAACGATCGAATCTAAATATACCATCATTGCAACAGGTTCTAAACCATCTACTTTACCTTTCATCACTTTAGATAAAGAAAGAGTAATCACTTCTACAGAAGCTTTAAATCTTAAGGAAATTCCTAAGCATTTGGTAGTGATCGGTGGCGGAGTTATCGGTCTTGAATTAGGTTCAGTGTATTTAAGATTAGGAGCTCAGGTAACTGTGGTTGAGTTTATGGATAAAATCATCCCTGGAATGGATGGAGCTTTAAGTAAAGAATTAACTAAAGTTCTTAAAAAGCAAGGAATGAAATTCATGCTTTCTACAGCAGTTTCTGCAGTGGAAAGAAACGGAGATACTGTAAAAATTACTGCCAAAGATAAAAAAGGAGAAGAGGTAACTGTTGAAGGAGATTATTGTTTGGTTTCTGTAGGTAGAAAACCTTATACTGAAGGTCTTGGACTGGAGAAAGCGGGTGTTGAGCTTGACGAAAGAGGAAGAGTAAAGGTAAACGATCATCTTCAGACTAACGTTGCTAATATCTATGCGATCGGAGACGTTATCAAAGGAGCAATGTTGGCTCACAAAGCTGAAGAAGAAGGAGTTTTCGTTGCTGAAACTTTGGCAGGACAAAAACCTCACATCAATTATAATTTAATTCCGGGAGTTGTTTACACTTGGCCTGAAGTTGCAGGAGTAGGTAAAACTGAAGAGCAGTTGAAAGAAGAAGGAGTAGCTTATAAAGTAGGATCTTTCCCTATGAGAGCTTTAGGAAGAAGCCGTGCAAGTGGCGATGTGGATGGTTTGGTTAAAATCATTGCAGACGAAAAAACGGATGAGGTTTTAGGAATGCACATTGTAGGAGCAAGAGCTGCAGACCTTATTGCAGAAGGAGTTATTGCAATGGAATTCCGTGCAAGTGCTGAAG
- a CDS encoding glycosyltransferase, translating to MKKISVIFILPDLETGGAERIITTIANHLSRDKFEPKILLLRKQGGYLNFLKKDVEIIDVDTERIRHSLKPILREIYRRKPDIVFSGFGEVNAYLSLFIKLFPRTKFIARETNVVSHHITRKEIKFFYSFYNNYQQIIAQSDDMKKDLIDNFNVKEKKIIKINNPVDFDFIEGKLALSSRPECFKYNYKNVVAIGNLSERKGFDNLLKVFSRLKNENILLHILGDGKDREILHQMKEFLDLKKVIFHGRQENPYQFLKFADLFILSSRYEGFPNVLLEAGACGTYSLANNCPGGINEIIQNRINGEVSDIENHDDFSQKIVQILHESYDSSSIKNSIKSRFSKEIIMDKYEKVLLDLMK from the coding sequence ATGAAAAAGATTTCTGTCATATTTATTCTGCCGGATTTGGAAACCGGAGGTGCAGAAAGAATCATTACCACCATTGCGAACCATCTTTCCAGGGATAAGTTCGAACCTAAAATATTGCTTTTACGCAAACAAGGTGGCTATCTTAATTTCCTTAAGAAAGATGTTGAAATTATTGATGTGGATACAGAAAGAATCCGACATTCATTAAAGCCGATTCTAAGAGAAATTTACCGTAGAAAGCCGGATATAGTATTTTCTGGTTTTGGAGAAGTAAATGCTTATTTATCACTGTTTATCAAGCTTTTTCCGAGAACAAAATTTATTGCAAGAGAAACGAATGTGGTTTCCCATCATATTACCAGAAAAGAAATCAAATTCTTCTATAGCTTTTATAACAATTATCAACAAATCATTGCGCAGAGTGATGATATGAAAAAAGATCTGATCGATAATTTCAACGTTAAAGAAAAGAAAATCATTAAAATTAATAATCCTGTCGATTTTGATTTTATTGAAGGAAAGCTTGCTCTTTCAAGTAGACCGGAGTGCTTTAAATATAATTACAAAAACGTTGTAGCGATCGGCAATTTATCGGAAAGAAAAGGCTTTGATAACCTGCTGAAAGTATTTTCAAGACTTAAAAACGAAAATATTTTATTACATATTTTGGGAGATGGGAAAGACCGGGAAATCCTGCATCAGATGAAAGAGTTTTTGGACTTAAAAAAAGTTATTTTTCATGGAAGACAGGAGAATCCCTACCAGTTTCTGAAGTTTGCGGATCTTTTTATCCTCTCTTCAAGATATGAAGGCTTTCCGAATGTTTTATTAGAAGCTGGTGCGTGTGGAACGTATTCTTTGGCTAATAATTGTCCCGGAGGAATCAATGAAATTATTCAGAATCGAATCAATGGTGAAGTTTCTGATATTGAAAATCATGATGATTTCTCACAGAAAATCGTTCAGATTTTACATGAAAGTTATGACAGCAGTTCCATTAAGAATTCTATTAAATCCAGATTTTCAAAAGAAATTATTATGGATAAATATGAGAAGGTTTTGCTGGATCTAATGAAATAG
- the recQ gene encoding DNA helicase RecQ gives MSAKKANLSGELKKYFGFSTFKGQQEQIIENLLNGKDIFVLMPTGGGKSLCYQLPALISEGTAIVVSPLIALMKNQVDAVNGLSSDDGVAHVLNSSLNKTQTKQVFDDIKSGKTKLLYVAPESLIKDDYLDFLKEVKISFFAIDEAHCISEWGHDFRPEYRNLKSIIDKIADVPVIALTATATPKVQDDIQKTLGMSSALVFKESFNRPNLYYEVQPKVNVDKEIVKFINQHKGKSGIVYCLSRRKVEEFAQLLQVNGINALPYHAGLDQKIRVANQDKFLMEEVDVIVATIAFGMGIDKPDVRFVIHYDFPKSLESYYQETGRAGRDGGEGHCLAFYDPKDIEKLEKFLAQKPVSEREIGLQLLNEVVGYAETSMSRRQYILYYFGENFDPVNGEGAKMCDNSSNPPKLKDATDDLKKVLELIKDTGEKFKSKDLISVIAGKETAVTKSYKLEQSSYFGFGKQEKDNHWKTILRQATVQNFLQKDIETYGVLKIAEKGKLVLEGKLEHSFLIAEDREFDLTQAKAESDQIQQQSGGGLDQNLFTLLKDLRKKVAKKHGIPPYTVFMDPSLEDMTVQYPITVEEITKIYGVGEGKAKKYGKEFADFISKYVEDNNIERTQDMVLKQVANKSSHKVFIIQSTDKKIDLEDIARAKNLSMDELLKEMERIVYQGTKLNIDYYIEDNFDEDIVDGFMEFMNESESDSMKVLLDEFGDELSDEEVRMLRIKFISDVAN, from the coding sequence ATGAGCGCAAAAAAAGCCAATTTATCAGGCGAATTGAAAAAATATTTCGGGTTTTCTACTTTTAAAGGACAACAAGAGCAAATTATAGAAAACCTGTTGAATGGGAAGGATATATTTGTGTTGATGCCTACAGGAGGAGGGAAATCCTTATGTTATCAGCTTCCGGCACTTATTTCGGAAGGTACGGCAATAGTAGTTTCGCCGTTAATAGCGTTAATGAAAAACCAGGTAGATGCAGTAAACGGACTTTCATCTGATGATGGAGTAGCCCATGTTCTTAATTCATCTTTAAATAAGACACAGACCAAACAGGTCTTTGATGATATTAAAAGCGGTAAAACCAAACTTCTTTATGTCGCTCCCGAATCTTTAATTAAAGATGATTATTTAGACTTTTTGAAAGAAGTGAAAATTTCTTTCTTTGCTATAGACGAAGCCCACTGTATCTCAGAATGGGGACATGATTTCAGACCGGAATACCGAAATTTGAAATCTATTATCGATAAAATTGCAGATGTTCCTGTAATTGCCTTAACTGCAACTGCAACGCCTAAAGTTCAGGATGATATCCAGAAGACTTTGGGAATGAGTAGCGCTTTAGTCTTTAAAGAAAGTTTCAATAGACCGAATCTTTACTATGAAGTACAGCCTAAAGTAAATGTAGATAAGGAGATTGTTAAATTCATTAATCAGCACAAAGGAAAATCAGGAATTGTGTACTGTTTAAGCCGAAGAAAAGTGGAAGAATTTGCGCAGCTTTTGCAGGTAAACGGAATCAATGCTTTGCCTTATCATGCCGGTCTTGATCAGAAAATAAGAGTCGCCAATCAGGATAAATTCCTGATGGAAGAAGTGGATGTGATTGTAGCGACAATTGCTTTTGGAATGGGAATCGATAAACCGGATGTTCGTTTTGTGATTCACTATGATTTTCCGAAATCTTTGGAAAGCTATTATCAGGAAACAGGACGTGCAGGAAGAGATGGAGGAGAAGGACATTGTCTGGCGTTCTATGATCCTAAAGATATTGAAAAGTTAGAAAAGTTTTTAGCTCAAAAGCCTGTTTCTGAACGAGAAATCGGATTGCAGCTTCTGAATGAAGTGGTAGGCTATGCCGAAACTTCAATGAGCAGAAGACAATATATTCTGTATTATTTTGGTGAAAACTTTGATCCGGTTAATGGGGAAGGCGCCAAAATGTGTGATAATTCATCAAACCCACCAAAGCTGAAAGATGCTACAGATGACTTGAAAAAAGTACTGGAGCTTATTAAAGATACCGGAGAGAAATTCAAATCAAAGGATCTGATTTCTGTAATTGCCGGAAAAGAAACAGCAGTGACAAAATCATATAAATTGGAGCAGAGTTCTTATTTCGGTTTTGGAAAACAAGAAAAGGATAATCACTGGAAAACTATTCTACGACAGGCAACGGTTCAGAATTTTCTGCAAAAGGATATTGAAACCTATGGCGTTTTAAAAATTGCCGAAAAAGGGAAACTGGTTTTGGAAGGTAAATTAGAACATTCATTCTTAATTGCTGAAGACCGGGAATTCGATTTAACTCAGGCTAAAGCGGAGAGTGATCAGATTCAGCAGCAATCCGGAGGCGGGTTAGATCAGAATTTATTTACGTTATTAAAAGATTTAAGAAAAAAAGTAGCCAAAAAACACGGAATTCCTCCTTACACAGTATTCATGGATCCGAGCTTGGAAGATATGACGGTTCAATACCCGATTACGGTTGAAGAAATTACGAAAATTTATGGAGTCGGTGAAGGGAAAGCTAAAAAGTATGGTAAAGAATTCGCTGATTTTATCAGTAAATATGTAGAAGACAACAATATTGAACGTACTCAGGATATGGTATTGAAGCAGGTGGCTAATAAATCCAGTCATAAGGTTTTCATTATTCAGAGTACCGATAAAAAAATTGATCTTGAAGATATTGCAAGAGCCAAAAATCTTTCAATGGATGAATTGTTGAAAGAAATGGAACGTATTGTTTATCAGGGGACTAAATTGAATATTGATTATTATATTGAAGATAATTTTGATGAAGATATTGTAGACGGCTTCATGGAATTTATGAACGAATCCGAAAGTGATAGTATGAAGGTTCTACTAGATGAATTCGGAGATGAGCTTTCTGATGAAGAAGTGAGAATGTTGAGAATCAAATTCATTAGTGACGTAGCTAACTAA
- a CDS encoding KpsF/GutQ family sugar-phosphate isomerase: MEKANIISIAKSTLEIEISELEKLKNRLDEDFVKAVEIIHSAQGKLIVVGIGKSAHVGNKIVATLNSTGTPSQFLHASEAIHGDLGVIQKQDVVLCISQSGNSPEIVNLVPYLKDYSSALIGMTGNKNSKLAESSDIILNTHVDMEACPNKLAPTSSTTLQMALGDALAISLMEINDFRANDFAKFHPGGSLGKNLISKVNDFLSSQKPQVTENDSIKDVIISISSSRHGITVVTNENEIIGVITDGDLRRMLMKGDDISKVQAKDIMSAQPKTIERTALAKDAMKILKENNIGQLVVTENGKYFGIIDLHKLLDEGIN; the protein is encoded by the coding sequence ATGGAAAAAGCCAATATCATTTCGATAGCAAAAAGTACTTTAGAAATAGAGATTTCAGAACTTGAAAAACTAAAAAACAGACTTGACGAAGATTTTGTAAAAGCTGTAGAAATTATACATTCTGCACAGGGAAAATTAATTGTAGTAGGAATAGGAAAATCGGCGCACGTTGGAAATAAAATTGTAGCCACTTTAAATTCTACAGGCACTCCTTCTCAGTTTCTTCATGCTTCGGAAGCCATTCACGGAGATTTAGGAGTAATCCAAAAGCAGGATGTTGTGTTATGTATTTCCCAATCCGGAAACTCGCCTGAAATTGTAAATCTTGTTCCTTACTTAAAAGATTATTCCTCTGCACTGATCGGGATGACGGGAAATAAAAACAGTAAACTGGCAGAATCCTCCGATATTATCTTAAATACTCATGTAGATATGGAAGCTTGTCCTAACAAGCTGGCTCCTACAAGTTCCACCACATTACAAATGGCTCTTGGTGATGCTTTAGCCATTTCTTTAATGGAAATAAATGATTTCCGAGCGAATGATTTTGCAAAATTCCATCCGGGAGGAAGCCTAGGTAAAAACCTGATTTCAAAAGTAAATGATTTCCTTTCTTCCCAAAAACCACAGGTTACGGAAAATGACAGCATTAAGGATGTCATTATTTCAATCAGCAGCTCAAGGCACGGGATTACGGTTGTAACTAATGAAAATGAAATCATTGGAGTGATCACAGACGGAGATTTGAGAAGAATGTTAATGAAAGGGGATGATATTTCTAAAGTACAGGCAAAAGATATCATGTCTGCTCAACCCAAAACAATTGAAAGAACGGCTTTGGCAAAAGATGCCATGAAAATTTTAAAAGAGAATAATATCGGACAGCTTGTAGTAACAGAAAACGGAAAATATTTCGGAATTATTGATCTGCATAAGTTGTTGGATGAAGGAATAAACTAA
- the tatC gene encoding twin-arginine translocase subunit TatC, with protein MSDAKDMSFLGHIGELRGHLIRSIIAIIIAALVVGFNINWIMDHIFFGPTRNDFPTFEIVNHFSKMLLGEDSIHLPKDFPVRASKLYQQFNVMMAVSIFGGMVAAFPYIVWELWRFISPALHPKERKNSIFIINSVWILFMTGVLCGYFLILPFAVNFGVIFKISDIIVPLYDLSDYTTLFLQVVLGMGVIFLFPILIYFLTSIGILTPMFMKTYRRHAIVLIMVVAAIITPADVLSMMMAALPLLLLYEFSIVMCSYTYKKVQKREGNLPAVQN; from the coding sequence GTGAGTGATGCTAAAGACATGTCCTTCCTTGGACATATTGGAGAATTAAGAGGTCATCTTATCCGCTCGATTATTGCGATTATCATTGCGGCTTTGGTTGTCGGCTTTAACATCAATTGGATTATGGATCATATCTTTTTTGGTCCTACCAGAAACGATTTTCCAACGTTCGAGATTGTCAATCACTTTTCCAAGATGCTTTTGGGTGAAGACAGTATTCATCTTCCAAAAGATTTCCCTGTTCGCGCGAGTAAACTTTATCAACAGTTTAATGTCATGATGGCAGTTTCTATTTTTGGAGGAATGGTTGCAGCATTTCCTTATATTGTCTGGGAACTTTGGAGATTTATCAGTCCTGCCTTGCATCCGAAAGAAAGAAAAAATTCGATCTTTATCATCAATTCTGTCTGGATTCTATTTATGACAGGAGTTTTATGCGGATATTTTTTAATTCTTCCTTTTGCGGTTAACTTTGGAGTTATTTTTAAGATTTCAGATATTATCGTTCCTCTATATGATCTGAGCGATTATACGACACTATTTTTACAGGTTGTTTTAGGAATGGGAGTAATTTTCTTATTTCCGATCCTTATTTATTTCCTTACTTCCATCGGGATTTTAACTCCTATGTTTATGAAAACCTACCGTAGACATGCTATCGTTTTAATTATGGTGGTAGCGGCAATTATTACTCCGGCCGATGTTTTAAGTATGATGATGGCTGCACTACCACTATTACTATTATATGAATTCAGTATTGTGATGTGCTCTTATACTTACAAAAAAGTTCAGAAGCGTGAAGGTAATCTTCCCGCAGTTCAAAACTAA
- a CDS encoding M1 family metallopeptidase, with translation MKKLTYTLLFASGLVFGQFFEKDKTFTKQDTLKGSNTIFRNFWDVKKYDLSVEPDFAQKSIKGNNTISFEIIKDITNPTFQIDLQQPMKADKVTASFPISEYKQEGDFIWIKAKKSFKKGEKYTIDVTYSGNPTIAKHAPWDGGWVFTNDQNGNPWMSVADEGIGASIWLPTKDIWSDEPDNGVVMKIITPKDLVGVGNGRLINTKTIGDKTTYTWEVKNPINAYSIIPNIGKYVNFKDTFNGEKGKLDLDYWVLDYNLEKAKKQFQQVKPMLSAFEYWFGAYPFYEDSYKLVDSPYLGMEHQSNVAYGNQYLNGYLGNDLSGTGVGLNWDYIIIHESGHEWFANNITAKDQADMWVHEGFTMYSEVLFTEKYMDKKSADLYAVGIRNSIENDIPIIGKYGVRNEGSGDMYYKGASMIHTIRQVIDNDEKFRQILRGLNKDFYHKTVTTEEIENYISKKARIDFSSIFNQYLRTAKIPTLEYSQNGNVLKFRYTNVVKNFKLPVKIDGEQVINPTEEWQTIKLKKGTPVEFNNAYYINYVKA, from the coding sequence ATGAAAAAACTGACATACACCCTTTTATTTGCTTCGGGACTTGTATTTGGACAATTCTTTGAGAAAGATAAAACTTTCACAAAACAGGATACTTTAAAAGGCTCCAATACCATATTCCGAAACTTTTGGGATGTAAAGAAATATGACTTATCTGTTGAACCTGATTTTGCTCAAAAAAGCATTAAAGGGAATAACACGATCAGTTTTGAAATTATTAAAGACATTACCAATCCAACCTTTCAGATTGATCTACAACAGCCGATGAAGGCTGATAAGGTAACTGCAAGCTTCCCGATCTCAGAATACAAACAGGAAGGTGATTTCATCTGGATTAAAGCAAAAAAAAGCTTCAAGAAAGGAGAAAAATATACAATTGATGTCACTTATTCCGGAAATCCAACTATTGCTAAACACGCACCGTGGGACGGAGGCTGGGTTTTCACAAACGACCAGAACGGAAATCCCTGGATGAGTGTTGCTGATGAAGGAATCGGTGCTTCAATCTGGCTGCCTACAAAAGATATCTGGAGCGATGAACCTGACAACGGCGTTGTGATGAAAATTATCACTCCAAAAGATTTGGTGGGTGTCGGAAATGGAAGATTAATTAATACAAAAACTATTGGTGATAAAACAACTTACACCTGGGAAGTAAAAAATCCGATCAATGCCTACTCTATTATTCCGAATATTGGAAAGTATGTAAACTTTAAAGATACTTTTAACGGAGAAAAAGGAAAACTTGATCTTGATTACTGGGTTTTGGACTATAATTTAGAGAAAGCTAAAAAACAATTCCAACAGGTGAAACCTATGCTTTCCGCTTTTGAATATTGGTTTGGGGCCTATCCTTTTTATGAGGATTCCTACAAACTGGTAGATTCTCCGTATTTGGGAATGGAACATCAGAGTAATGTAGCTTATGGAAATCAGTACCTCAACGGATATTTGGGAAATGATCTTTCGGGAACGGGAGTCGGACTCAACTGGGATTACATTATCATTCACGAAAGCGGCCACGAATGGTTTGCCAATAATATTACAGCAAAAGATCAGGCAGATATGTGGGTTCACGAAGGATTCACGATGTATTCCGAAGTTCTTTTTACCGAAAAATACATGGATAAAAAATCGGCAGACCTCTATGCTGTAGGTATTCGAAACAGTATAGAAAACGATATTCCGATCATCGGGAAATACGGGGTAAGAAATGAGGGAAGCGGAGATATGTATTATAAGGGAGCAAGTATGATCCATACCATTCGCCAGGTGATTGATAATGACGAAAAATTCAGACAGATCTTAAGAGGTTTAAATAAAGACTTTTATCATAAAACAGTTACTACTGAAGAAATTGAAAATTACATTTCAAAAAAAGCCAGGATCGATTTTTCAAGCATATTTAACCAGTATTTAAGAACAGCAAAAATCCCGACACTGGAATATTCTCAAAACGGCAATGTCTTGAAATTCCGTTATACGAATGTGGTTAAAAACTTCAAACTTCCTGTAAAAATTGACGGAGAGCAGGTTATCAACCCGACAGAAGAATGGCAGACCATAAAACTGAAGAAAGGTACTCCCGTTGAATTCAATAATGCTTACTACATTAATTATGTGAAAGCTTAA
- a CDS encoding M61 family metallopeptidase: MKKIALSLGILATFWLNAQSIKTTIDLVNVKNDKVAVTMEFPKMKSGDIKFHFPKTVPGTYSVDDYGRFVEGIKFFDNKGKEIAFTKVNDNTYSLKNAQNLSKITYLVNDSFDDEMDTSKHKAVFSPSGTDIEEGKIYLINTHGFIGYIDNMQDVPYQLIIQKPTDFYGTTALVDQDKSESTDTFTLANYAKVTDSPLMYTKPDYITFNAGGMDLVLGVYSPTGKYKAADFKDNLEKMVIAQKKFLGDMNTNKKYAIMLYLSGGEGPQIKGFGALEHHESTSVVLPEMMPKEAIDKTITDVVSHEFFHTVNPLKTHSEEIHYFDYADPKMSQHLWMYEGGTEYFANLFQIQEGLITKNEFLQRMSEKIANSKNYNDTMPFTVMSKNVLKDEYKDQYRNVYEKGALLAMCLDIELRKLSNGEMGYRDMIRKLSQRFGENKPFKDDQLVDELVAVTGYPQVKDFYNKYISGSEPTPYEKYLSMVGVEIKKQETPPIFWFIKDPNQTGYNDKNNTFVFDESSALSPFAKSIGFKATDEVVALDGKTINIQNVQAFIDYSKTIKEGQNVTVTILRNNTKMELKGKAILDKMTMESLQFKSSPTAEEQKLQNQWLTGKK, translated from the coding sequence ATGAAAAAAATTGCACTTAGTTTAGGGATTTTAGCCACTTTCTGGCTTAATGCCCAATCTATTAAGACAACCATTGATCTTGTCAATGTAAAAAACGATAAAGTTGCCGTAACGATGGAATTCCCGAAAATGAAATCGGGAGATATAAAATTCCATTTTCCTAAAACCGTACCAGGAACCTATTCTGTAGACGATTACGGAAGATTTGTGGAAGGGATCAAGTTTTTTGACAATAAAGGAAAAGAAATCGCTTTTACAAAAGTTAATGACAATACTTACTCTCTTAAAAATGCTCAGAACTTAAGCAAAATCACTTACCTGGTAAACGACAGCTTTGATGATGAAATGGATACTTCAAAGCACAAAGCGGTATTTTCGCCTTCAGGAACAGATATTGAAGAAGGAAAAATTTACCTGATCAACACTCACGGTTTTATCGGATATATTGATAATATGCAGGATGTACCTTATCAGCTGATCATTCAGAAACCAACTGATTTTTACGGAACCACGGCTTTGGTAGATCAGGATAAGTCTGAATCTACGGATACATTTACCTTAGCCAATTATGCGAAAGTAACCGATTCTCCACTAATGTATACCAAACCCGACTACATTACATTCAACGCAGGAGGAATGGATCTTGTGCTAGGAGTTTATTCTCCGACGGGAAAATACAAAGCGGCAGATTTTAAAGATAATTTAGAAAAAATGGTCATTGCCCAGAAGAAATTTTTGGGTGATATGAATACCAATAAAAAATATGCGATCATGCTTTACCTTTCAGGAGGAGAAGGACCGCAAATTAAAGGTTTCGGAGCATTGGAGCACCATGAATCCACCAGTGTTGTATTGCCGGAAATGATGCCAAAAGAAGCGATCGATAAAACTATTACCGATGTGGTTTCCCATGAGTTTTTCCATACGGTAAATCCTTTAAAGACCCATTCTGAGGAAATTCACTACTTTGATTATGCAGATCCGAAAATGTCTCAGCATTTATGGATGTATGAAGGAGGAACCGAGTATTTTGCTAATCTATTCCAGATCCAAGAAGGACTGATTACCAAAAATGAATTCCTTCAGAGAATGAGCGAGAAAATTGCTAATTCTAAGAACTACAACGACACAATGCCTTTTACGGTAATGAGTAAAAATGTTCTTAAGGATGAATATAAAGACCAATACAGAAATGTTTATGAAAAAGGAGCCCTTCTTGCGATGTGTCTTGATATTGAATTAAGAAAATTATCCAACGGAGAAATGGGTTACCGTGATATGATCCGCAAACTTTCCCAAAGATTCGGAGAAAATAAACCGTTCAAAGATGATCAGCTTGTTGACGAACTGGTAGCGGTTACAGGTTATCCACAGGTAAAAGATTTTTACAACAAATATATCTCAGGAAGCGAACCTACCCCGTATGAAAAGTACCTGAGCATGGTGGGTGTAGAGATCAAAAAACAGGAAACTCCGCCTATTTTCTGGTTTATCAAAGATCCTAATCAAACGGGGTATAATGATAAGAATAATACCTTTGTTTTTGATGAAAGCTCGGCCTTATCCCCATTTGCAAAAAGCATCGGTTTCAAAGCTACGGATGAAGTTGTTGCGTTAGATGGCAAAACAATCAATATCCAAAATGTACAGGCGTTTATTGATTATTCTAAAACCATCAAGGAAGGCCAAAACGTTACAGTTACCATTTTAAGAAATAATACTAAAATGGAGCTGAAAGGAAAAGCTATTCTTGACAAAATGACGATGGAAAGTCTTCAGTTTAAATCCAGTCCGACTGCAGAAGAACAAAAGCTGCAAAACCAATGGTTAACCGGTAAAAAATAA